From a single Streptomyces rubradiris genomic region:
- a CDS encoding MurR/RpiR family transcriptional regulator, whose translation MPSPQQARAQASAITSGRTAPQTEAAPTSRLRELFDGPRLSPGQRRIAQYLIEHLTEAAFLSITELADRVGVSQPSVTRFAAAVGFSGYPALRERLQSIALSGLAGGPGEEDRANELQAAVDAEIANLENLRRDFADPDRVIRVGRELSRSAPLTVLGLRISVSLAEYFGYAARRIHPDVRLVTRGGSVAYDALSQAREAGGDWVLAFAMPRHSQETLQAVRVARAAGLKVALVTDLALGPLADEADVTFATGTGSRLVFDSYAAPGVLAAALLQAMTDADPERTQARLEKYEQLSEQHQFFLRD comes from the coding sequence GTGCCCTCGCCGCAGCAGGCACGTGCGCAGGCGTCAGCGATCACCTCGGGCCGGACCGCCCCCCAGACCGAGGCCGCCCCGACCTCCCGGCTGCGGGAGCTGTTCGACGGGCCGCGCCTGTCGCCGGGGCAGCGGCGGATCGCCCAGTACCTGATCGAGCACCTCACCGAGGCCGCCTTCCTGTCGATCACCGAGCTGGCCGACCGGGTCGGGGTCAGCCAGCCCTCCGTCACCCGCTTCGCCGCCGCCGTCGGCTTCAGCGGCTACCCCGCGTTGCGGGAGCGGCTCCAGTCGATCGCGCTGAGCGGCCTCGCGGGCGGGCCCGGCGAGGAGGACCGGGCCAACGAGCTCCAGGCGGCCGTGGACGCCGAGATCGCCAACCTGGAGAACCTGCGGCGCGACTTCGCCGATCCCGACCGGGTCATCCGGGTCGGCCGCGAGCTGTCCCGCTCCGCCCCGCTGACCGTGCTGGGGCTGCGCATCTCGGTGTCCCTCGCCGAGTACTTCGGCTACGCCGCCCGCCGGATCCACCCGGACGTGCGGCTGGTGACCCGCGGCGGCAGCGTGGCCTACGACGCGCTGTCGCAGGCCCGTGAGGCGGGCGGCGACTGGGTGCTGGCCTTCGCGATGCCCCGGCACTCCCAGGAGACGCTGCAAGCCGTCCGGGTGGCGCGGGCCGCGGGCCTGAAGGTCGCCCTGGTGACGGACCTGGCGCTGGGGCCGCTGGCCGACGAGGCCGACGTCACCTTCGCCACCGGCACCGGTTCGCGGCTGGTGTTTGACTCCTACGCGGCACCCGGGGTGCTGGCGGCGGCGCTGCTCCAGGCCATGACGGACGCCGATCCGGAGCGCACCCAGGCCCGGCTGGAGAAGTACGAGCAGCTGTCGGAGCAGCACCAGTTCTTCCTCCGGGACTGA
- a CDS encoding polysaccharide lyase 8 family protein, whose translation MTSRWSRPWSRRSFLAAGSGTAAVLGLGTTWAFTAPDEFSALRARWRTLILGEGFDPAAEPFRSRLAALGGTAGRYLATMAPAAGSLWPDLVYADLEPDADNGSYASSSRLHSSYARLSTLAQAYCQPGTGLTGAPRVRDALLAGLGHLHDDVYHAGQVPYGNWYTWQIGVPQALLDLCVLLYDALPDTRRTGFLTAVDHFVPDSVVAGYTGNSTGANRVDLCRVLALRGVVGADAGKVALARDALSPVFRYVTSGDGLYADGSFIQHRSVPYTGSYGSVLLGGLGLLLALLAGSGWEVTDPGQRHVFDAVERAWAPFVYNGLVMDGVSGRAISRGRAAGARLQHDDHTRGHAVLASIVLLGQGAGAAENAHWRGLVKGWMERDRCSPPLADPTLSVPHLARLKGVQDDASVPAVPEPTGHRLFPCMARATHRRPGWAASLSMADRRISHYETGDGENLRGWHTGSGMLYWWGATFGGDQYGDAFWPTVDPYRLPGTTVSRKALADGAGGDWGGVKPDVRWVGGATDGQRAAVGQYLKGFQSSLRAKKSWFFLDDAVVCLGAGITCADGTAVQTTVDNRNLGAAGDAPFTADGTVESTGTRRHRTLTGAKWAHLGGHGGYVFPGGATVRALREARDGSWRLINKRGSTDVLTRTYQTLYVDHGTDPTDATYAYVLLPGATAEATRARAADSGWLDVLANSNRQQGVSVPSAGFTGVNFWFGGTAGALTASDPCCVVVCEQADGTAVIVVSDPMRVRTGLTVIWRRPVTAVMSAPATLVSSATGAELTLRFGDLSGTAGAGQRVTVGLGRSRRARTGSGTP comes from the coding sequence ATGACGTCTCGCTGGTCACGCCCCTGGTCACGCCGTTCCTTCCTGGCCGCCGGTTCCGGCACCGCCGCCGTGCTGGGCCTCGGCACCACCTGGGCGTTCACCGCGCCGGACGAGTTCTCGGCGCTCCGGGCGAGGTGGCGCACCCTGATCCTCGGCGAGGGCTTCGACCCCGCCGCCGAACCCTTCCGGTCCCGGCTCGCCGCCCTGGGCGGCACGGCCGGCCGGTACCTCGCCACCATGGCCCCGGCCGCCGGCTCCCTGTGGCCCGACCTGGTGTACGCGGACCTGGAGCCGGACGCCGACAACGGGTCGTACGCCTCCTCCTCCCGTCTGCACAGCAGTTACGCGCGGCTGAGCACGCTCGCGCAGGCCTACTGCCAGCCGGGCACCGGCCTGACCGGCGCCCCGCGGGTGCGCGACGCGCTCCTCGCCGGGCTCGGCCACCTCCACGACGACGTCTACCACGCCGGCCAGGTCCCGTACGGCAACTGGTACACCTGGCAGATCGGCGTCCCGCAGGCGCTGCTGGACCTGTGCGTGCTGCTGTACGACGCGCTGCCGGACACGCGGCGCACCGGCTTCCTCACCGCGGTGGACCACTTCGTGCCCGACTCGGTCGTGGCCGGCTACACCGGGAACAGCACCGGCGCCAACCGGGTGGACCTGTGCCGGGTGCTGGCGCTGCGCGGGGTGGTCGGGGCGGACGCCGGCAAGGTGGCCCTCGCCCGGGACGCCCTCTCCCCCGTCTTCCGGTACGTCACCTCCGGCGACGGTCTCTACGCCGACGGTTCCTTCATCCAGCACCGGTCGGTGCCGTACACCGGCTCCTACGGCTCGGTGCTGCTCGGCGGGCTGGGCCTGCTGCTGGCGCTGCTGGCGGGCTCCGGCTGGGAGGTGACGGATCCCGGGCAGCGGCACGTGTTCGACGCGGTGGAGCGGGCCTGGGCACCGTTCGTGTACAACGGGCTGGTCATGGACGGCGTCTCGGGCCGGGCGATCAGCCGGGGGCGCGCGGCCGGTGCCCGTCTCCAGCATGACGACCATACCCGCGGACACGCGGTCCTCGCCTCGATCGTGCTGCTCGGGCAGGGTGCGGGCGCGGCCGAGAACGCCCACTGGCGTGGTCTGGTGAAGGGCTGGATGGAGCGCGACCGTTGCAGCCCGCCGCTCGCCGACCCGACGCTGAGCGTGCCGCACCTGGCCCGGCTGAAGGGCGTCCAGGACGACGCGTCGGTGCCGGCGGTGCCCGAGCCGACGGGGCACCGGCTGTTCCCGTGCATGGCCCGGGCCACCCACCGCCGGCCCGGCTGGGCGGCGTCGCTGAGCATGGCCGACCGCAGGATCAGCCACTACGAGACGGGCGACGGGGAGAACCTGCGCGGCTGGCACACCGGCTCCGGGATGCTGTACTGGTGGGGCGCCACGTTCGGAGGCGATCAGTACGGCGACGCCTTCTGGCCGACCGTCGACCCCTACCGGCTGCCGGGTACCACGGTCTCCCGGAAGGCACTGGCGGACGGGGCGGGCGGCGACTGGGGCGGGGTCAAGCCGGACGTGCGCTGGGTGGGCGGGGCGACCGACGGGCAGCGGGCGGCGGTGGGTCAGTATCTGAAGGGTTTCCAGTCGTCGCTGCGGGCCAAGAAGTCGTGGTTCTTCCTGGACGACGCGGTGGTGTGTCTCGGCGCGGGCATCACCTGCGCCGACGGCACGGCCGTGCAGACGACGGTGGACAACCGCAACCTCGGTGCCGCGGGCGACGCCCCGTTCACGGCGGACGGCACGGTGGAGTCCACCGGCACCCGCCGGCACCGGACGCTGACCGGGGCGAAGTGGGCGCATCTCGGCGGGCACGGCGGATATGTGTTCCCGGGCGGGGCGACGGTACGGGCGCTGCGCGAGGCCCGCGACGGCAGTTGGCGCCTGATCAACAAGAGGGGCTCCACGGACGTCCTGACCCGTACCTATCAGACCCTCTACGTCGACCACGGCACCGACCCGACGGACGCCACGTACGCCTATGTGCTGCTGCCGGGCGCGACGGCGGAGGCCACCCGGGCGCGGGCGGCGGACTCCGGGTGGCTGGACGTGCTCGCCAACTCCAATCGACAGCAGGGTGTTTCGGTGCCGTCGGCCGGGTTCACCGGGGTGAACTTCTGGTTCGGCGGCACGGCCGGCGCGCTCACCGCGAGCGATCCGTGCTGCGTGGTGGTCTGCGAGCAGGCCGACGGCACGGCGGTGATCGTGGTGAGCGACCCGATGCGCGTGCGCACCGGCCTGACGGTGATCTGGCGGCGGCCGGTCACCGCGGTGATGTCCGCGCCGGCCACCCTCGTCTCCTCGGCCACCGGGGCGGAACTGACGCTGAGGTTCGGGGACCTGTCCGGCACGGCGGGGGCCGGGCAGCGGGTCACGGTCGGGCTGGGCCGGTCTCGCCGCGCGCGAACCGGCTCAGGGACGCCGTGA
- a CDS encoding HAD family hydrolase, protein MTQLGLPDTIQACLFDLDGVVTRTAVVHAAAWKETFDAFLRGYDGERGRPFDAHADYDEYVDGRPRADGVRAFLASRGIHLPEGEPGDPPDAATVHGLGNRKNELLLEKIRTGGVEAYEGTLRYLEAVRAAGLRTAIVSSSANCRDVLRSVGAEHFFDVRIDGVVAAERHLPGKPRPDTFLAAARDLGVEASHAAVFEDALAGMDAGRAGGFGHVVGVDRVGQTDALYAHGADIVVKDLAELGGKR, encoded by the coding sequence ATGACTCAGCTCGGTCTGCCCGACACCATCCAGGCCTGCCTCTTCGACCTCGACGGGGTCGTCACCAGGACGGCCGTCGTGCACGCGGCGGCCTGGAAGGAGACGTTCGACGCGTTCCTGCGCGGCTACGACGGCGAGCGGGGGCGGCCGTTCGACGCCCACGCCGACTACGACGAGTACGTGGACGGCCGCCCCCGCGCCGACGGCGTCCGCGCCTTCCTCGCCTCGCGCGGCATCCACCTGCCCGAGGGCGAGCCCGGCGACCCGCCCGACGCCGCCACCGTGCACGGCCTCGGCAACCGCAAGAACGAGCTGCTGCTGGAGAAGATCCGCACCGGCGGCGTCGAGGCGTACGAGGGCACCCTGCGCTATCTGGAGGCCGTGCGCGCCGCGGGCCTGCGCACCGCGATCGTCTCCTCCAGCGCCAACTGCCGGGACGTGCTGCGCTCGGTGGGCGCCGAGCACTTCTTCGACGTACGGATCGACGGCGTGGTGGCGGCCGAGCGGCATCTGCCGGGCAAGCCCCGCCCCGACACCTTCCTCGCCGCGGCCCGGGACCTGGGCGTCGAGGCGTCCCACGCGGCCGTGTTCGAGGACGCGCTGGCCGGCATGGACGCGGGCCGCGCCGGCGGCTTCGGCCATGTGGTCGGCGTGGACCGGGTGGGGCAGACCGACGCGCTGTACGCGCACGGCGCCGACATCGTCGTCAAGGACCTGGCCGAACTGGGAGGCAAGCGGTGA
- a CDS encoding SpoIIE family protein phosphatase: MTSEPLLPGDPATGPEPAAPAEVVARQRAELERLRELAATTAVVERAKGVLMAVSGCAPDAAHEELLQRAEDGNRSLLEQCWLTLGALPPPSERPARPAPPPASAATGAGAGAGAGAGESVPVGAGDAAEVLEALGRALVRVGSPHELAGCLLDRLAPEVAADAVLLYERLPEDGLALIGHAGVEAALASQWRHVPPLPGLPALEALRSGRPYWLERPAEDRARHLLIGPPERWLTRAWLPVPEGGTARVTLGVLRRHDAPFTPRERELLRAVARLCAGRLRAFDSPRDAGAGDVSRTVQEVFDALPGQAVLLTPLRTASGEVTDYRIAAATPEATDVFGRTGRDLVGRHLLENYPAVAGAPLWRGCLRALETGVTYESEPFAYQDATVPAPVTATYTVRAAPLGEGLVLTWLRYDPWDRQEQRLADVQRLGNLGWANWNLLTGEIAWAAQTYTVLGLRADQPPLPLERLPGLARPEDTRPLARAIAGLVSRGRPLDVPFRTETAAGVRHLRMVAEAVPAPDGTPVEVHGFVQDLTAQRSAELALVESERTMLLQRGTLQAERALAARLQHALLPLPSKPVRLAGLRVEVAYLPAQAGIHVGGDWFSAVELPDRDALFVVGDVAGHGIDSVATMAQLRFTAKGMVSTGSSLTGALARLNQLLLNSRDGQITATMVLARYDPDRHVLAWAQAGHPPPLLVRRGEARFLDRPRGILLGATGAPVYESLELRLEPGDRLLLYTDGLVERPGEGLDAGFARLAEAVRAHGCGESGSLDALLAALLADERRDDVCVLDIRMPLEEVQDAAATPAETDT; the protein is encoded by the coding sequence GTGACGAGCGAGCCTTTGCTTCCGGGCGACCCCGCCACCGGTCCGGAGCCGGCGGCACCGGCCGAGGTCGTCGCCCGGCAGCGCGCCGAGCTGGAGCGGCTGCGGGAGCTGGCCGCCACCACGGCCGTCGTGGAGCGGGCCAAGGGCGTGCTGATGGCCGTCTCCGGCTGCGCGCCGGACGCCGCTCACGAGGAACTCCTCCAGCGGGCCGAGGACGGCAACCGCTCGCTCCTGGAACAGTGCTGGCTGACCCTCGGCGCGCTGCCGCCGCCCAGCGAGCGGCCCGCCCGCCCGGCACCCCCGCCCGCGTCCGCCGCTACCGGTGCCGGTGCCGGTGCCGGTGCCGGTGCCGGTGAGAGCGTGCCCGTGGGCGCCGGGGACGCCGCGGAGGTGCTGGAAGCCCTCGGCCGGGCCCTGGTCCGGGTCGGCTCGCCGCACGAGCTGGCCGGCTGTCTGCTGGACCGGCTGGCGCCCGAGGTGGCCGCCGACGCGGTGCTGCTGTACGAACGGCTGCCCGAGGACGGGCTCGCCCTGATCGGCCACGCCGGAGTCGAGGCCGCCCTCGCCTCCCAGTGGCGTCACGTCCCGCCGCTGCCCGGCCTGCCCGCGCTGGAGGCACTGCGGTCCGGGCGGCCGTACTGGCTGGAGCGTCCCGCCGAGGACCGCGCGCGCCACCTGCTCATCGGGCCGCCTGAGCGGTGGCTGACCCGGGCCTGGCTGCCCGTCCCCGAGGGCGGCACCGCGCGCGTCACCCTCGGGGTGCTGCGCCGGCACGACGCGCCGTTCACGCCGCGCGAGCGGGAGCTGCTGCGGGCCGTGGCGCGGCTGTGCGCGGGCCGGCTGCGCGCCTTCGACAGCCCGCGCGACGCCGGGGCCGGGGACGTCTCGCGGACCGTGCAGGAGGTGTTCGACGCGCTGCCGGGCCAGGCGGTGCTGCTGACCCCGCTGCGCACGGCCTCCGGCGAGGTGACGGACTACCGGATCGCCGCCGCCACCCCGGAGGCGACCGACGTGTTCGGCCGGACCGGCCGGGACCTGGTCGGCAGGCACCTGCTGGAGAACTACCCGGCGGTCGCGGGCGCTCCCCTGTGGCGGGGCTGTCTGCGGGCCCTGGAGACAGGGGTGACGTACGAGAGCGAGCCGTTCGCCTACCAGGACGCGACCGTCCCGGCGCCGGTGACCGCCACCTACACGGTCCGGGCGGCACCGCTGGGCGAGGGCCTGGTGCTGACCTGGCTGCGGTACGACCCGTGGGACCGGCAGGAGCAGCGGCTGGCCGATGTGCAGCGGCTGGGCAACCTCGGCTGGGCGAACTGGAACCTGCTCACCGGCGAGATCGCCTGGGCCGCGCAGACCTACACCGTGCTCGGCCTGCGCGCCGACCAGCCGCCGCTGCCGCTGGAACGGCTGCCCGGCCTGGCCCGGCCGGAGGACACCCGGCCGCTGGCCCGGGCGATCGCCGGCCTCGTCTCGCGCGGGCGCCCCCTCGACGTGCCGTTCCGGACCGAGACGGCCGCGGGCGTGCGGCACCTGCGGATGGTCGCGGAGGCGGTCCCGGCCCCCGACGGTACCCCCGTCGAGGTCCACGGCTTCGTGCAGGATCTCACCGCGCAGCGCAGCGCGGAGCTCGCGCTGGTGGAGAGCGAGCGCACGATGCTGCTCCAGCGCGGCACCCTGCAGGCCGAGCGCGCGCTGGCGGCCCGGCTCCAGCACGCCCTGCTGCCGCTGCCCAGCAAGCCGGTGCGGCTGGCCGGGCTGCGCGTCGAGGTCGCCTATCTGCCCGCGCAGGCCGGCATCCACGTCGGCGGCGACTGGTTCAGCGCCGTCGAGCTGCCCGACCGCGACGCGCTGTTCGTGGTCGGCGACGTGGCGGGCCACGGCATCGACTCCGTCGCCACCATGGCCCAGCTCCGGTTCACCGCGAAGGGCATGGTCAGCACCGGCTCCTCGCTCACCGGGGCGCTGGCCCGGCTCAACCAGCTGCTGCTGAACTCCCGTGACGGCCAGATCACCGCCACCATGGTCCTGGCCCGCTACGACCCCGACCGGCACGTGCTGGCCTGGGCCCAGGCCGGGCACCCGCCGCCGCTGCTGGTGCGCCGGGGCGAGGCGCGCTTCCTCGACCGCCCCCGCGGCATACTGCTCGGCGCGACGGGCGCCCCCGTCTACGAGTCGCTGGAACTGCGGCTGGAACCCGGTGACCGGCTGCTGCTGTACACCGACGGTCTGGTCGAGCGCCCCGGCGAGGGCCTCGACGCGGGCTTCGCCCGGCTGGCCGAGGCGGTGCGGGCGCACGGCTGCGGCGAGTCCGGCTCGCTGGACGCGCTGCTCGCGGCGCTGCTCGCGGACGAACGGCGCGACGACGTGTGCGTGCTGGACATCCGAATGCCACTGGAAGAGGTGCAGGACGCGGCGGCGACGCCTGCGGAGACGGACACCTAG
- a CDS encoding glycoside hydrolase family 65 protein yields the protein MITDRSYAVEPWTVRETALDLGVLAQSESVFALSNGHVGWRGNLDEGEPHGLPGSYLNGVHEVHPLPYAEAGYGYPESGQTVINVTNGKIIRLLVDDEPFDLRYGRLVAHERVLDLRRGVLERTCEWTSPAGSTVRVRSTRLVSLAQRAVAAVAYEVEAVGDRSRVVIQSELVANESLPEPDGDPRAARALKSPLEQEDDFASGNRLRLVHRTRRSGLRVAVAADHVVTGPERTTTRSESGIDVARLTVTSVLEPGQTLRVEKLVAHGWSGARSLPAMADQVDAALAAAAHDGWQGLLDGQRACLDDFWAGADVEVEGDEEIQQAVRFALFHVLQAGARAERRAIPAKGLTGSGYDGHAFWDTEMFVLPVLTHTAPQAVAEALRWRYSTLDEARERAVQLGLAGAAFPWRTIAGPEGSAYWPAGTAAFHVNAGIADAATRYVEATGDTDFERETGLELLVETARLWRSLGHHDTHGVFHLDGVTGPDEYSAVADDNTYTNLMARQNLRAAAEAAERHPDRARHLGVDEEESAAWRDAADAMHIPYNDELGVHEQHAGFTRYQRWDFDATRPDQYPLLLHFPYFDLYRKQVVKQADLVLAMYTCGDWFEQEYDEEQIARNFAYYEPLTVRDSSLSACCQAVVAAQTGHLDLAYAYTAEAALMDLADLEHNTRDGLHIASLAGTWMALVAGFGGMRRDGDRLRFAPRLPERLRRLAFHVAFRGRRLRVDIGADKVTYALLDGEPLTLRHHGEPLTVNTDEPAVRPVPPVVHRPTPTQPRHRAPNAGGGR from the coding sequence GTGATCACCGACCGGTCGTACGCCGTCGAACCCTGGACCGTCCGGGAGACCGCCCTCGATCTCGGCGTGCTCGCCCAGAGCGAGTCGGTCTTCGCGCTGTCCAACGGGCACGTCGGCTGGCGCGGCAACCTCGACGAGGGCGAGCCGCACGGCCTGCCCGGCAGCTACCTCAACGGCGTCCACGAGGTACACCCGCTGCCGTACGCGGAGGCCGGCTACGGCTACCCGGAGTCCGGACAGACCGTCATCAACGTCACCAACGGCAAGATCATCCGGCTGCTGGTGGACGACGAGCCGTTCGACCTGCGCTACGGCCGGCTCGTCGCCCACGAACGCGTCCTGGACCTGCGCCGGGGCGTGCTGGAGCGCACCTGCGAATGGACCTCCCCGGCCGGCTCCACGGTCCGGGTGCGCTCCACCCGGCTGGTGTCGCTCGCCCAGCGGGCGGTGGCCGCCGTCGCCTACGAGGTGGAGGCCGTCGGCGACCGCAGCCGGGTGGTGATCCAGTCCGAACTGGTCGCCAACGAGAGCCTGCCCGAGCCCGACGGCGACCCGCGCGCGGCCCGCGCCCTGAAGTCACCGCTGGAGCAGGAGGACGACTTCGCCTCCGGCAACCGGCTGCGGCTGGTGCACCGCACCCGGCGCAGCGGCCTCAGGGTCGCCGTGGCCGCCGACCACGTCGTCACCGGCCCCGAACGCACCACCACCCGCAGCGAGAGCGGCATCGACGTGGCCCGGCTGACCGTCACCTCCGTGCTGGAGCCGGGACAGACGCTCCGGGTGGAGAAGCTGGTCGCGCACGGCTGGTCCGGCGCCCGGTCGCTGCCCGCGATGGCCGACCAGGTCGACGCCGCGCTCGCCGCCGCGGCGCACGACGGCTGGCAGGGCCTGCTCGACGGCCAGCGGGCCTGCCTGGACGACTTCTGGGCCGGTGCCGACGTGGAGGTGGAGGGCGACGAGGAGATCCAGCAGGCCGTCCGGTTCGCGCTGTTCCACGTGCTCCAGGCCGGGGCCCGCGCCGAGCGGCGGGCGATACCGGCGAAGGGACTGACCGGCTCCGGCTACGACGGGCACGCCTTCTGGGACACCGAGATGTTCGTGCTGCCCGTGCTCACCCACACCGCCCCACAGGCCGTCGCCGAGGCGCTGCGCTGGCGGTACAGCACCCTGGACGAGGCCCGCGAACGGGCGGTCCAGCTCGGGCTCGCCGGGGCCGCGTTCCCCTGGCGGACCATCGCCGGGCCGGAGGGCTCCGCCTACTGGCCGGCCGGCACCGCCGCCTTCCACGTCAACGCCGGCATAGCCGACGCCGCCACCCGGTACGTCGAGGCCACCGGCGACACCGACTTCGAACGGGAGACCGGCCTGGAGCTGCTGGTGGAGACCGCCCGGCTGTGGCGGTCGCTCGGCCACCACGACACCCACGGCGTCTTCCACCTCGACGGCGTCACCGGCCCCGACGAGTACAGCGCGGTCGCCGACGACAACACGTACACCAACCTGATGGCCCGGCAGAACCTGCGCGCCGCCGCCGAGGCCGCCGAGCGCCACCCCGACCGGGCCCGGCACCTCGGCGTGGACGAGGAGGAGAGCGCGGCCTGGCGGGACGCCGCCGACGCCATGCACATCCCCTACAACGACGAACTCGGCGTCCACGAACAGCACGCCGGGTTCACCCGCTACCAGCGCTGGGACTTCGACGCCACCCGCCCCGACCAGTACCCGCTGCTGCTGCACTTCCCCTACTTCGACCTCTACCGCAAACAGGTCGTCAAACAGGCCGACCTGGTGCTGGCCATGTACACCTGCGGTGACTGGTTCGAGCAGGAGTACGACGAGGAGCAGATCGCCCGGAACTTCGCCTACTACGAGCCGCTGACCGTCCGCGACTCCTCCCTGTCCGCCTGCTGCCAGGCCGTCGTCGCCGCCCAGACCGGCCATCTGGACCTCGCCTACGCCTACACCGCCGAGGCCGCGCTGATGGACCTCGCGGACCTGGAGCACAACACCCGGGACGGGCTGCACATCGCCTCGCTCGCCGGCACCTGGATGGCGCTGGTCGCCGGGTTCGGCGGCATGCGCCGCGACGGCGACCGGCTGCGGTTCGCGCCCCGCCTGCCCGAACGGCTGCGCCGCCTCGCCTTCCACGTCGCCTTCCGCGGACGCCGACTGCGCGTGGACATCGGCGCGGACAAGGTGACGTACGCGCTGCTGGACGGCGAGCCCCTGACGCTCCGTCACCACGGCGAGCCGTTGACGGTCAACACCGACGAGCCGGCGGTCCGCCCCGTACCACCGGTGGTACACCGGCCCACCCCCACCCAGCCGCGGCACCGGGCACCGAACGCGGGCGGGGGGCGGTGA
- a CDS encoding nucleoside/nucleotide kinase family protein, with product MPVTTDRVPRTFDDLLARARALPRDGRRALLGIAGSPGAGKTTLAERLVDALNGDGPRWAAQVPMDGFHLADAELDRLGRRDRKGAPDTFDAGGYAALLRRLREESGEVVYAPGFERVLEQPLAGAIPVPPEVRLVVTEGNYLLLTEGSWARVRPCLDEVWFCEIDEAERIRRLVARHEEFGKEHAAAVAWVRGPDQRNADLVASTRERADLLVPATACSGRRTAPPGLHEI from the coding sequence GTGCCTGTGACCACCGACCGCGTACCGCGGACCTTCGACGACCTCCTCGCCCGTGCCCGCGCGCTGCCCCGGGACGGTCGGCGCGCCCTGCTCGGCATCGCGGGCAGCCCCGGCGCGGGCAAGACGACCCTCGCCGAGCGGCTGGTGGACGCCCTGAACGGTGACGGGCCGCGGTGGGCCGCGCAGGTACCGATGGACGGGTTCCACCTCGCCGACGCCGAACTGGACCGGCTGGGCCGCCGGGACCGCAAGGGCGCCCCGGACACCTTCGACGCGGGCGGGTACGCGGCGCTGCTGCGGCGGCTGCGCGAGGAGAGCGGCGAAGTGGTGTACGCACCGGGGTTCGAGCGGGTGCTGGAGCAGCCGCTGGCGGGCGCGATCCCGGTGCCGCCCGAGGTCCGCCTGGTCGTGACCGAGGGCAACTACCTGCTGCTGACCGAGGGTTCGTGGGCGCGGGTGCGGCCGTGCCTGGACGAGGTGTGGTTCTGCGAGATCGACGAGGCGGAGCGGATCCGCCGACTGGTCGCCCGGCACGAGGAGTTCGGCAAGGAGCACGCGGCGGCGGTGGCCTGGGTGCGGGGCCCGGACCAGCGCAACGCCGACCTGGTCGCGTCGACCCGGGAACGGGCGGACCTGCTGGTACCGGCCACCGCGTGTTCCGGCAGACGAACTGCGCCGCCCGGCCTCCATGAGATCTGA
- a CDS encoding flavin reductase family protein has protein sequence MGDESGTENADGAPAGGGQVARAGDLDGFFDRMDPDMCVVTAVAGGERAGCLVGFASQCSIRPPRFVVWLSKANHTYRVARAARHLAVHLLTRDQRDLAERFGGRTGDEVDKFAGLAWREGPAGAAVLDEVAAWFVGTVVHRVDGGDHVGHVLDPVQWGEGRPGPLLRLSDAATIEAGHPA, from the coding sequence ATGGGCGACGAGAGCGGTACGGAGAACGCGGACGGCGCGCCGGCCGGCGGCGGGCAGGTGGCGCGCGCCGGGGACCTCGACGGCTTCTTCGACCGGATGGACCCCGACATGTGCGTGGTCACCGCCGTGGCGGGCGGCGAGCGGGCCGGGTGCCTGGTGGGCTTCGCCTCGCAGTGCTCCATCCGGCCGCCCCGGTTCGTCGTGTGGCTGTCCAAGGCCAACCACACCTACCGCGTCGCCCGCGCCGCACGGCACCTCGCCGTCCACCTGCTCACCCGCGACCAGCGGGACCTCGCCGAACGCTTCGGCGGCCGGACCGGCGACGAGGTGGACAAGTTCGCGGGGCTCGCCTGGCGGGAGGGGCCGGCCGGCGCCGCCGTGCTGGACGAGGTGGCGGCCTGGTTCGTCGGCACCGTCGTACACCGCGTCGACGGCGGCGACCACGTCGGCCATGTGCTCGACCCCGTCCAGTGGGGGGAGGGCCGGCCGGGACCACTGCTGCGGCTCTCCGACGCCGCCACCATCGAGGCGGGCCACCCCGCCTGA
- a CDS encoding HAD-IA family hydrolase, which yields MPQPMGATAEPAMQGLILDFAGVLTADPRSVHRTWCESEGLRPEAWRATLNDDPEGRRLYAALEVGEIDQEEWNKRTAALLGDHVAPENLMGRAWSAVPAARRMAALARAAKDAGHRLALLSNSFGVAPFNPYEHAGVWDLFDVHVISEQVGMAKPDPAIYELTLARLGLPGQACVFVDDHPRNLPPAEALGITAVLATDEASTVAELEGLLGVSAALSVQR from the coding sequence ATGCCGCAACCCATGGGTGCCACGGCCGAGCCGGCCATGCAGGGGCTCATCCTCGACTTCGCCGGGGTGTTGACCGCCGATCCGCGGTCCGTGCACCGAACTTGGTGCGAGTCTGAGGGGCTTCGCCCGGAAGCGTGGCGTGCCACGCTCAACGATGACCCTGAGGGCCGGCGGCTGTACGCGGCGCTGGAGGTCGGTGAGATCGACCAGGAGGAGTGGAACAAGCGCACCGCGGCCCTTCTCGGTGACCATGTCGCACCGGAGAACCTGATGGGTCGGGCCTGGTCCGCGGTGCCCGCGGCCCGGCGTATGGCCGCGCTCGCGCGTGCCGCCAAGGACGCGGGACACCGTCTCGCTCTCTTGTCGAACAGCTTCGGCGTGGCCCCCTTCAACCCGTACGAGCACGCCGGCGTTTGGGACCTCTTCGACGTGCACGTCATCTCCGAGCAGGTCGGCATGGCGAAGCCCGACCCTGCCATCTACGAGCTGACGCTGGCACGCCTCGGGCTGCCTGGACAGGCATGCGTGTTCGTTGACGACCACCCTCGGAACCTCCCACCGGCGGAGGCCCTGGGCATCACCGCCGTCCTCGCGACGGACGAAGCGTCCACGGTGGCTGAACTGGAAGGGCTGCTCGGTGTGAGCGCCGCGCTCTCCGTCCAGCGGTGA